The genomic interval TGCGCCATCCTGCATCGGCGGGATATGCTCGTGGCGTCTGCACAGCCCGAAAGGTCAGCCCTGAGCCCGGCATCGTATGGGCCGAGCTCGAGCACGATGACATCCTCGCTGCTGCCTTCGCCCGCCTGCTGCTGTGGACCGATCCGGCGCTATTGCCGGCGGTGGGCGAGGTCGGCGCGAGCTGGGATCTGTACCTGCGCACCTGGCGGCCCGGCAAACCGCACCGGAGCCGCTGGGATAGCTGCTATGCCCAGGCGATGGATGCGCTGGAGGCGACAGCATGAGCCTGCTCGCCACCGCCACGGCGCTGCTGCCGACCGTCGCCGGCCTGCTCGATAGACTGATCCCCGACCCGGAGGCCAAGGCCAGGGCCCAGCTCGAGCTGCTCAGGCTCCAGCAGGAGGGCGCCTTCAAGGAGCTTGACGCGGCTCTGCAGGTCAACCTGGCCCAGGCGAAGATCAACGAGGTCGAAGCGGCGAGCCAGTCGGGTTTTCAGGCCGGCTGGCGACCGCTGGCCGGGTAAGTCTGCGTGGCCAGCCTGGCCTACGAGTTTCTGGTCAGGCCGCTGCTGCCCTGGTTGCTGACCGTGGCCGGCGCCGCCGATGTCCCGCCGCTGCCCTCGCTCGACGAGGTGCTATTCGAGCTGATCTTCGGCATGCTTGGCCTTGGCACCATGCGATCGGTCGACCGCTGGAAGAGGGTGAGCATGATCGCCAATCCGAAGTGAGGCTAACCACCAACCTGCACCATCCGGAGATTGCCATGATCGACCTTCCCCAAAAAATAGACCTTTCCCACTGGAACCTGACCATCCCGGTCGGCGCCAAGATTATCCAGACTAAGAAGTTGCAGACCTATGCGTCTGAGTGGTTTGTCCATAACGCCGACGGCTCCATCACTTTCTTCGCCCCATCATCCGGGGATGGCATGAAGTCGACTAGCAACAGCGCCTATCCGCGCAGCGAACTGCGAGAGACCCTGCCCAACGGCGACGACGACGAGGCCAACTGGAGCCTTGGCAGCGCGCCGGTCCATCGCTTGAGCGCAACCTTGACTGTCGACGCTCTGGCCAAGAGCAAAAAGGCCATCATCGGGCAGTTCCACGGCAAGAGCACCAAGCCACCGTTCAAGCTGCAGATCACCGGAGGCACGGTCTATGTGCAGTACCGGCCGAAGCACAACGGCCAGGAAATCAAGGATCCGATCCTGAAGGGCTACCATCTGGGCGACATGCTGGACTATTCCGCCGAGGTGACCAGCGGCGGGGCTTTTACGGTAGTGGTCAACGGCGTCACTCGGCAGTACCAGTTCGACGTGGCTTCGTACAAGGGCGACAAGTGGTACGCCAAGGCGGGGATGTACAGCCAGGAGAAGATCGGCGGGGAGGGCGCCGGCCGGGCCACCTTCTATGCGCTGACTATGACGCATGGAAACCAGAAAGCACAGACGGTTGATCTCGAACCCATGCGGGTACAGCCGGCTGCGCTACCAACGGCCGAGCAGCCGGCAGAAAGCCAGGAAACCACTGCCGGCATCCGCGAGCGGCTGTCCGCCATGGAGGATCTGCTCGACGACCTGCCGGAGGGAAGCGTGGGGAAGCTGCGCGCCGAGATTGATTCGATCAGGGAGCTTCTCTGAGTGATGCGATAAGGGTATGGGGATTGAGGTGCCCGGACGGGCGATGAGGGAGGCAGCGACCCAGCGTTCCAGCACCCGGCCGCCGCCCTGCAAGCGTGGCCAAGGGTACCTTCTTGGTTCCGACAGGGATAGTGTGGGTGCCTGTTGGAATAATTGACCTGAGATCGGCCAGAAGCGGAGCGTAGCGAAAACGTGATGCACAGTTTCGCTCAGCGTGACATGGGATTACTGTATTTTCACAGCGTAGCGGTTGCGGGCGGCTTAAGCTGTTGATTTAAAAGGCTTTCAGGTTGATTCCTATGATTTACTAATCTTTTAAAAAGTAATGTCATGCTGCTGCATATCGGCAGTCCGGGTGGCGGAAAAACGATTTCACCAACTCCGGCAACTTCTGGATTCTGCGCAGCGCGCCCAGGGCCAACTTCTTCATCTCCTCCCGGTTCTGCACAAGACGCCTGGACACACTGCGCTTGACGTGCCCCCAGACCTGCTCGTCCGGGTTCAGCTGTGGCGAGTACGGCGGCAGATAGAAGAGTTTCAGGCGCCCCGCTTGTTCTTCGACGAACGCCCTGACCAGCCGGGCCTTGTGCACCGGATGGCCATCGATGATCACGAAGACCGGCTGCTCGGCACCGATCAGCAGGCGCTTGAGAAACTCGCGGAACACGCTGGCCGTCACCGTCCCGTCGTGCAGCATGAAGCGGAACTCGCCGCGCGTCCCGACCGCCGACAGCATGTTCACCGAGAAGCGTCGGCCGGTCACCTCGACCACCGGCGTTTCCCCCTGCGGTGCCCAGGTCGTGCCGGCATGGTAGTCGGAGCGCAGGCCCGACTCGTCCGCGAAGTAGATCCTTGCCCCCGCTGCACGGGCCTCGGCCCGAATCGCCGGGTAGGTCTCGTTTTCCCACTGGCGCACCAGCGCCGCATCCTGCTGCCAGGCGCGATGCAAGGGTTTCTGCGCGGTGAAGCCGAGCAGCTTCATGACTCGGCTCACGGCGGACAGCGACAGCGTCTTGCCGAACTGGCGGCGGATCAATTCGGCGATCAGCGACAAGGTCCACAGGCCGAACTCGAAACGGTATTGCAGCGGCGAGTGGTCCCGAACGGCCTGTGCCAGCCAGCGCATTTCCTCGGCACCGATCCTGGGGGGACGTCCGGGAACCGGCTTGGCGAGCAGGGCGTTCTGTCCGCCATTGGCGAAGTCGGACAGCCAGCGAAAGACGCTGCGGATATTGACGCCGAAGGCGGCCGCCACGCTTTGGACGGTCTGCCCTTCGCGAACGGCCTTGATCGCCTGCTGACGCATGACCTGAAGGGAATGGTGGTCGATTGCTCGACCGTCGGAGTTTCGTTTGCATTTCATGGGGGTATTGTCTCTCAATATGACAATACTTTCGATAGGCTTAGTAGGTTCCAGCGCCGCAAGGCGTAAGAGTTCGAGTCTCTTCATCCGCACCATTTCCTATCTCCCTGCTCCCTCCCGTATGCCGCCTGCTCTCTGTAGGGTGACTTCTGCAATCTGACCCACTAGAATGCATGCCCTTGATTTGGGGCCGTCAATGGCCGGCTAACGTCTGTGCAACGAGGAATATCCATGCAAGTTTCTGTTGAAAGCACCTCCGCTCTTGAGCGCCGCCTGACGATCGGCGTGCCGGCCGAGCGCATCGAGACCGAAGTCAGCAAGCGTCTGCAGCAGACGGCTCGTCGCGCCAAGATTCCTGGCTTTCGTCCTGGCAAGGTGCCAATGAGTGTGATTCGCCAGCGTTACGAAGAATCTGCTCGTCAGGAAGCCTTGGGTGATCTGATTCAGGCCAGCTTCTATGAGGCGGTGGTCGAGCAGAAGCTGAAGCCGGCCGGTGCTCCCTCCGTTGAGCCGAAGGTTTTCGAAAAGGGCAGGGATCTGGAATATGTTGCCACTTTCGAGGTTTATCCCGAGTTCGAGGTTGTCGGCCTGGAGGATATTGCAGTCGAGCGTCTGCAGGCGGAAGTTGCAGAATCTGATGTCGATAACATGCTGGAAATTCTGCGTAAGCAGAATACCCGCTATACGCAGGTCGAGCGTGAGGCGCAGGATGGCGATCAACTGAACATCGATTTCGTCGGCAAGATCGATGGTGAAGCCTTTGCCGGTGGCTCTGCCAAGGGCACGCTGCTGGTGTTGGGCTCCGGGCGGATGATCGAGGGCTTCGAGGCGGGGCTGGTTGGCGCGAAGGCCGGTGAGGAGCGCGTTCTGTCGCTCACCTTCCCTGCGGACTATCAGAATCTGGATCTGGCGGGCAAGGCTGCCGAGTTCACGGTAACCGTCAATTCGGTCTCCGAAGCCGAGCTGCCCGAACTGAATGCCGACTTCTTTGCCTTGTTCGGTATCGCTGAGCCGAGTTTGGAAGCCTTCCGTGCCGAGGTCGGCAAGAATATGGAGCGCGAGCTGGGCCAGGCAATCAAGTCCAAGGTGAAGACCCAGGTAATGGATGGCCTCTTGGCCGCCAATCCGATTGAAGTGCCCAAGGCCTTGATCGAAAACGAAGTGAATCGCCTGCGGGTCCAGGCCGTGCAGCAGTTCGGCGGCAATATCAAGCCGGAGCAGCTGCCGGCGGATCTGTTCCAGGAGCAGGCCAGGCGTCGTGTCGCACTGGGGCTCATTGTTGCGGAGATGGTCAAGCAGTTCGAGATCAAGCCGGATGAGTCGAAGGTAAAGGCTCTGATCGAGGAAATTGCCTCTGCCTATCAGGAGCCGGAGCAGGTCGTTGCGTGGTACTACGGCAACGAGCAGCAGCTTGGTGAGGTTCGTTCGGTTGTGCTGGAGGAACAAGTTGTAGATACTGTCCTGCAGAAGGCCAACGTAACCGACAAAGCGGTCTCTTACGAAGAAGCTGTCAAGCCGGCGGAAGTTCCGCAAGCTGCCTGATTCTTCCCTCGTGTGAGTACATCCATAAGCCAGCCTTCGTGCTGGCTTATTTGCATTTCAAGACCTGACCATTAGGGAGCAATCAGGACATGACCAATCATTTCATGCAAATGCCTGAAATCCAGGCCGCTGGTGGCTTGGTGCCTATGGTGATCGAGCAGTCCGCGCGCGGTGAGCGTGCTTACGATATTTATTCGCGCCTCTTGAAGG from Azotobacter salinestris carries:
- a CDS encoding 3TM-type holin, translated to MSLLATATALLPTVAGLLDRLIPDPEAKARAQLELLRLQQEGAFKELDAALQVNLAQAKINEVEAASQSGFQAGWRPLAG
- a CDS encoding polysaccharide lyase family 7 protein yields the protein MIDLPQKIDLSHWNLTIPVGAKIIQTKKLQTYASEWFVHNADGSITFFAPSSGDGMKSTSNSAYPRSELRETLPNGDDDEANWSLGSAPVHRLSATLTVDALAKSKKAIIGQFHGKSTKPPFKLQITGGTVYVQYRPKHNGQEIKDPILKGYHLGDMLDYSAEVTSGGAFTVVVNGVTRQYQFDVASYKGDKWYAKAGMYSQEKIGGEGAGRATFYALTMTHGNQKAQTVDLEPMRVQPAALPTAEQPAESQETTAGIRERLSAMEDLLDDLPEGSVGKLRAEIDSIRELL
- a CDS encoding IS630 family transposase; translation: MKCKRNSDGRAIDHHSLQVMRQQAIKAVREGQTVQSVAAAFGVNIRSVFRWLSDFANGGQNALLAKPVPGRPPRIGAEEMRWLAQAVRDHSPLQYRFEFGLWTLSLIAELIRRQFGKTLSLSAVSRVMKLLGFTAQKPLHRAWQQDAALVRQWENETYPAIRAEARAAGARIYFADESGLRSDYHAGTTWAPQGETPVVEVTGRRFSVNMLSAVGTRGEFRFMLHDGTVTASVFREFLKRLLIGAEQPVFVIIDGHPVHKARLVRAFVEEQAGRLKLFYLPPYSPQLNPDEQVWGHVKRSVSRRLVQNREEMKKLALGALRRIQKLPELVKSFFRHPDCRYAAA
- the tig gene encoding trigger factor — encoded protein: MQVSVESTSALERRLTIGVPAERIETEVSKRLQQTARRAKIPGFRPGKVPMSVIRQRYEESARQEALGDLIQASFYEAVVEQKLKPAGAPSVEPKVFEKGRDLEYVATFEVYPEFEVVGLEDIAVERLQAEVAESDVDNMLEILRKQNTRYTQVEREAQDGDQLNIDFVGKIDGEAFAGGSAKGTLLVLGSGRMIEGFEAGLVGAKAGEERVLSLTFPADYQNLDLAGKAAEFTVTVNSVSEAELPELNADFFALFGIAEPSLEAFRAEVGKNMERELGQAIKSKVKTQVMDGLLAANPIEVPKALIENEVNRLRVQAVQQFGGNIKPEQLPADLFQEQARRRVALGLIVAEMVKQFEIKPDESKVKALIEEIASAYQEPEQVVAWYYGNEQQLGEVRSVVLEEQVVDTVLQKANVTDKAVSYEEAVKPAEVPQAA